From Halorussus lipolyticus:
CGCCGGACTGGAAGTCAATGCATGGACCGTGAAAACCCCCGAGGAGGCCGACGCGCTCCGGGCGGTCGGCGTTGACGGTCTCATCGCCGACTCGCCGGACGTGCGATAGAGTGGCGTGACAGGCGTTGACGACCGCGTTTCGGTTCGGGGACCTTTTTGTCGGCCACCCCTTCAACCGGACCAATGAGTTACAAAATCGGCCTCGTGGGCAAGCCCTCGGTGGGCAAGTCCACGTTCTTCAATGCCGCGACGATGAACGACGTGCCCGAAGGGGCCTACCCCTTCACGACCATCGACCCCGCGGTGGGCGAGGCCTACGTCCGGGTCGAGTGCGCCGCGCCGGAGTTCGACGAGGAGTGTACGCCAAACGTCGGGTTCTGCGAGGAGGGCACCCGGTTCGTCCCGACCAAACTCGTGGACGTGGCGGGCCTGATTCCCGGTGCCCACGAGGGGGCCGGACTGGGCAACCAGTTCCTGACCGACCTCAACGAGGCCGACGTGCTGGTTCACGTCGTGGACTTCTCGGGCAAGACCGACATCGAGGGCGAACCCACCGAAAATCACGACCCCCGCGAGGACATCGACTTCCTCGAAAACGAACTCGACATGTGGTACCTCGAAGTGCTGGAGAAGGGCATCGACCGCTACGAGAGCGGGTACGACGGCAACGACGACGACATCGAGGTCGAACTCGCCGAGCAGATGAGCGCCTTCCGGACCAACAAGGACGAAATCAAGCGCGAAATCCTCTCGCTCGGTCTCGACTTGGACCCCGCCGAGTGGGACGACGACGACCGAGAGGACTTGGCCCGCGAAATCCGGAAGACGACCAAGCCGATGGTCATCTCAGCGAACAAGATGGACACCCCCGAGGCGCAGGAAAACTTCGAGGAGATAACGTCGGACCCCGAGTACGAGCATCTGACGGTCGTTCCCGCCAGCGCCCACGCCGAGAAGGCGCTCAAGCAAGCCGACGAGCAGGGTGCGGTCGAGTACCGACCCGGCGACTCGGA
This genomic window contains:
- a CDS encoding redox-regulated ATPase YchF → MSYKIGLVGKPSVGKSTFFNAATMNDVPEGAYPFTTIDPAVGEAYVRVECAAPEFDEECTPNVGFCEEGTRFVPTKLVDVAGLIPGAHEGAGLGNQFLTDLNEADVLVHVVDFSGKTDIEGEPTENHDPREDIDFLENELDMWYLEVLEKGIDRYESGYDGNDDDIEVELAEQMSAFRTNKDEIKREILSLGLDLDPAEWDDDDREDLAREIRKTTKPMVISANKMDTPEAQENFEEITSDPEYEHLTVVPASAHAEKALKQADEQGAVEYRPGDSDFEIVGDVSGDQREGLEAIEEFVAEFEGTGVQRALEEALFEELGLVPVFPGGANGLGNENGEVLPDCFLLPEGATAEDFAHHIHSDLGEGFLHGIDCRSNRQVGADTQLDSRDVIDIVSTN